From the genome of Globicephala melas chromosome 11, mGloMel1.2, whole genome shotgun sequence, one region includes:
- the LOC115858852 gene encoding 26S proteasome complex subunit SEM1 has translation MGCNGSGGCDWAGLDEDEDAHVWEDNWDDDNVEDDFSNQLRAELEKLAYKMETP, from the exons ATGG GCTGCAACGGCAGTGGCGGCTGTGACTGGGCTGGTTTAGATGAAGATGAAGATGCCCATGTCTGGGAGGATAATTGGGATGATGACAATGTAGAGGATGACTTCTCCAATCAGTTACGAGCTGAACTAGAGAAACTTGCTTATAAGATGGAGACACCATAG